Genomic DNA from Klebsiella variicola:
TCAAAGCGGCGCCAGATCTGGCTTCAAGAGTGATCGCCTTTAATGGCCGCTACGCGACGCTGCCGATGACGGCAACGACGGCCACCACCATTCATCTGATCCACGGGGGGGAAGATCGGGTTATCGACCTGGCGTGGGCGGTGTCGGCTCAGGAGGCATTACAGCAGGCGGGCGGCGACGTGACCTTAGATATTGTTGACGATCTGGGGCATGCCATTGACGATCGCAGCATGCAGTTTGCCATCGAGCGTCTGCGTTATACCGTGCCGAAGCACTATTTTGATGAGGCGCTGAGCGGCAGTACGCCAAAAGGGGACGATATCATCGAAATGCTGTAACCCCGGCGGACGGGGTTACAGGCGGGCAGTACCGCGATAAAGGCAAACTTACGGTTTCTTCGACTGGTCGTGCTTCGGCCAGTCGTCGTCATCGTCCCATTTATCGTTAAAATCGCGGTGCGGCGGCAGATCGGGTTTGTTGTTAAGGAATTTTTTGTGGTCAACGCGGTTCAGATCTTTGATCACGTTGATAATCACCCCCACCAAAAAGACCAGAACCAGAATCCACCAGTGTTTAATAAGCCATTCCATGCGCGCTTCCTCTTTACGTCAATTCGTCAGGCGACCAGCTGTTCCATTACGCGTTGATACATCCGTGCCAGCAGCTGCAGGTCGGCGGCGTTCACACATTCATTAATTTTGTGAATGGTTGCGTTCACGGGGCCCAACTCAACCACCTGCGCCCCCATGCGGGCGATAAACCGACCGTCAGAGGTGCCGCCGTTGGTCAACAGCTGCGGTTTGATCTCATTATAGTGCTCAATTGCGCTCACCACCGCATCCACCAGTTTACCGCGCCCGGTGAGGAACGGCTGGCCGGAGAGCCACCACTCCACGCTGTAACGCAGCTGGTATTTTTCCAGCAGGGAGACCACGCGGGCTTTGATCATCTCGTCCGTCAGTTCCGTACTGAAGCGGAAGTTGAACTGGACGAACATATCGCCGGGGATCACGTTGTTGCTGCCGGTACCGGACTGTACGTTGGCGATCTGCATGCTGGTTGGCGGGAAAAATTCATTGCCTTTATCCCACTCGATATTGACCAGCTCCGCCAGCATCGGCGCCGCGCGATGGACAGGGTTATCGGCAAGGTGCGGATAGGCAACATGGCCCTGCACGCCGTGAATGGTCAGGTTGCAGGTCAGCGAGCCGCGGCGGCCGTTTTTCACCACATCGCCGACCACCTCGGTACTGGAGGGTTCGCCGACCAGACAGTAGTCCAGACGTTCGTTACGCGCCATCAGAGTTTCCACCACTTTGACGGTGCCGTTTTTGGCGCTGGCCTCTTCATCTGAGGTGATCAAGAACGCCAGTCTGCCGCGATGATTCGGGTACTGCGCGACAAAACGTTCCGCCGCCACCACCATCGCCGCCAGCGAGCCTTTCATATCAGCTGCGCCGCGGCCGAACAGCATGCCGTCGCGGATGGTCGGTTCGAACGGGGGGTTGATCCAGCGGTCGGCGTCGCCTGCCGGGACCACGTCGGTGTGGCCGGCGAAGGCCAGCGTCTCGCCGTGGCCGCGCCAGGCCCAGAAATTCTG
This window encodes:
- a CDS encoding YpfN family protein: MEWLIKHWWILVLVFLVGVIINVIKDLNRVDHKKFLNNKPDLPPHRDFNDKWDDDDDWPKHDQSKKP
- the dapE gene encoding succinyl-diaminopimelate desuccinylase, with amino-acid sequence MSCPVIELAQQLIRRPSLSPDDAGCQALMIERLRAIGFTVEPMDFGDTQNFWAWRGHGETLAFAGHTDVVPAGDADRWINPPFEPTIRDGMLFGRGAADMKGSLAAMVVAAERFVAQYPNHRGRLAFLITSDEEASAKNGTVKVVETLMARNERLDYCLVGEPSSTEVVGDVVKNGRRGSLTCNLTIHGVQGHVAYPHLADNPVHRAAPMLAELVNIEWDKGNEFFPPTSMQIANVQSGTGSNNVIPGDMFVQFNFRFSTELTDEMIKARVVSLLEKYQLRYSVEWWLSGQPFLTGRGKLVDAVVSAIEHYNEIKPQLLTNGGTSDGRFIARMGAQVVELGPVNATIHKINECVNAADLQLLARMYQRVMEQLVA